Proteins found in one Macadamia integrifolia cultivar HAES 741 unplaced genomic scaffold, SCU_Mint_v3 scaffold1991, whole genome shotgun sequence genomic segment:
- the LOC122065384 gene encoding MDIS1-interacting receptor like kinase 2-like: MGSLVSLDFSYNELVGVVPNNKVFKNASPQAFRNNKGLCGDLQEATTRNHGNIFSIWNFKGQIAYEDIIQETENFDSKYCIGTGTFGNVYKVVLPTGHVVALKKFHPLEGETIVNDESFGNEMRILTEIRHRNIVKLYGFCFHPRCMFLVYEYMEKGSLARILSNQAEAIGLDWLKRVNVIKSVANALSYLHNDCIPPIIHRDISSKNILLDLELEARVSDFGIARLLKPDSSNWTSLKGTHGYIAPELAYTMAIIEKFDVYSFGVLALEKIMGRHPGELISSLTSIVGQKMLLRDMLDPCLTSPSDQKVAKDVISIVRIALACLRSHPQSPPTMYQVLEELLVLRPSVVEHFHTISIGDLNDIDVQ; the protein is encoded by the exons ATGGGTAGCTTAGTATCTCTTGATTTCTCCTACAATGAGTTGGTGGGTGTTGTTCCTAACAACAAAGTTTTCAAAAATGCTTCACCACAAGCATTTAGGAATAATAAAGGGTTATGTGGTGACCTTCAAG aaGCAACAACAAGAAATCATGGCAATATATTTTCCATATGGAATTTCAAAGGCCAGATTGCTTATGAGGACATTATTCAAGAAACCGagaattttgattccaaatacTGTATTGGAACTGGAACTTTTGGGAATGTTTACAAAGTAGTGCTACCTACTGGCCATGTTGTAGCCTTGAAGAAGTTCCACCCATTGGAAGGTGAGACAATAGTTAATGATGAAAGCTTTGGGAATGAGATGCGCATATTAACAGAAATAAGGCATCGAAATATTGTCAAACTTTATGGATTTTGTTTCCATCCACGATGCATGTTTCTTGTGTATGAGTACATGGAAAAAGGAAGCTTAGCACGGATTTTGAGTAACCAAGCAGAGGCTATTGGGTTGGATTGGCTGAAAAGAGTAAATGTCATCAAAAGTGTGGCTAATGCTTTGTCTTACTTGCATAATGATTGTATTCCACCAATAATTCATCGGGATATTTCAAGCAAAAATATACTGCTAGACTTGGAACTCGAGGCTCGTGTATCTGATTTTGGCATTGCAAGACTATTAAAGCCAGACTCATCTAATTGGACGTCACTTAAAGGAACTCATGGATATATTGCTCCAG AGCTTGCCTACACTATGGCTATAATTGAGAAGTTTGATGTATATAGTTTCGGAGTACTAGCACTAGAAAAAATTATGGGAAGGCATCCAGGGGAGCTCATCTCATCTTTAACGTCAATAGTTGGCCAAAAGATGCTGTTAAGGGATATGTTAGACCCATGCCTAACATCTCCATCAGATCAAAAGGTTGCAAAGGATGTGATTTCCATTGTGAGAATAGCACTTGCATGTTTACGCAGTCACCCACAATCCCCTCCAACTATGTATCAAGTATTGGAAGAGCTACTTGTTCTTCGACCATCAGTTGTGGAACATTTTCATACAATTTCTATAGGTGACCTAAATGATATTGACGTGCAATAA
- the LOC122065383 gene encoding MDIS1-interacting receptor like kinase 2-like, producing MASSRTYPTPLMSFFYLCLIILFLSTSSQSLSSETEALLKWKATLQNYSVSALRSWKLTSSSSAPIPCCNWFGITCNKARSSVIEISLPEVELQGTLDNFTFSSFPNLLCLNLSGNGLTGPIPVHIGSLSKLILLDLSNNYLSSVLPPLSNLSSLHFLDLYGNEISGKIPLEIGNMKNLVELAIASNKFTVPTEIRDLKNLIYLELSFNNLSGPIPHSLSNLIRLESLYLHSNQLSGPIPSEIGDMKNQIDLELSQNNLSGPIPHSLSTLTRLEFLYLDLNQLSGPMPSKIGDMKNLIDLELSENNLSGPIPHSLSNLTRLEFLSLNSNQLSGAIPQDFGSQASIVEFQLCNNLLSGSLPQQICQGRSLQRLVVQNNKLTGPIPDFRNCTTLMRVRLEKNLLVGNITDSFGVYPHLYYIDMSHIRLYGELSPNWEKGKNLSVLKISGNNISGKIPPEIGQLTRLGLLDLSFNKLAGEIPKELGSLSTLFHLNLSGNHISGHVPIEIGNLINLELLDLSANMLTRSILTQLRQCSKLLSFELEFIEWKHSISNW from the exons ATGGCTTCTTCTCGCACTTATCCGACTCCATTAATGTCGTTTTTCTATCTTTGCCTTATCATCTTATTCCTCAGTACTTCCTCTCAGTCGTTATCAAGTGAAACAGAGGCTCTACTCAAATGGAAAGCCACTCTCCAAAACTACTCTGTCTCTGCTCTCCGTTCTTGGAAGcttacatcatcatcatcagcaccaATCCCCTGCTGCAACTGGTTTGGTATAACTTGTAACAAAGCCAGAAGCAGTGTGATTGAGATTAGTCTTCCGGAAGTGGAGCTGCAAGGTACGCTTGACAACTtcaccttctcttcctttcctaATCTCCTCTGTCTCAATCTCAGTGGCAATGGACTCACAGGACCCATACCAGTGCATATTGGTAGCCTCTCCAAACTCATCCTCCTTGATCTCTCCAATAATTATCTTTCCAGCGTTCTGCCTCCCTTAAGTAATTTAAGCAGCCTACACTTCTTAGACCTCTATGGCAATGAAATCAGTGGAAAAATTCCTTTAGAAATAGGGAATATGAAAAATCTGGTTGAGTTAGCAATAGCTTCGAATAAATTCACTG TGCCTACAGAAATCAGAGATCTGAAAAATCTGATTTACTTGGAGCTATCTTTCAACAACCTCAGTggtccaatccctcattctctaTCTAATTTAATTAGACTAGAGAGCCTCTATTTGCATTCgaatcaattatctggtccaATTCCTTCTGAAATCGGAGATATGAAAAATCAGATTGACTTGGAGCTATCTCAAAACAACCTTAGTggtccaatccctcattctctgtctACATTAACTAGACTAGAGTTTCTCTATTTGGATTTgaatcaattatctggtccaATGCCTTCTAAAATCggagatatgaaaaatctgaTTGACTTGGAGCTATCTGAAAACAACCTCAGTggtccaatccctcattctctgtctAATTTAACTAGACTAGAGTTCCTCTCTTTGAATTCGAATCAATTATCTGGTGCCATACCTCAAGACTTTGGTAGCCAAGCATCCATTGTAGAATTCCAGTTGTGCAACAACCTCTTATCTGGAAGCTTACCGCAACAAATATGCCAAGGACGATCACTTCAAAGATTAGTGGTTCAAAACAATAAACTTACAGGTCCTATTCCTGACTTCAGAAATTGCACAACTTTAATGAGAGTAAGACTtgaaaaaaacctattagtagGAAATATAACTGATAGTTTTGGTGTATATCCACATCTTTATTACATTGATATGAGTCACATTAGACTATATGGAGAGCTATCACCAAATTGGGAAAAAGGTAAGAATTTGTCCGTTCTAAAGATTTCTGGAAATAATATTAGTGGGAAGATACCACCTGAGATTGGTCAGTTAACACGACTCGGACTACTTGACCTTTCTTTCAACAAACTTGCTGGGGAGATTCCAAAGGAACTGGGCAGCTTATCCACTTTGTTCCACTTGAATTTAAGTGGCAACCATATTTCAGGGCATGTACCAATTGAAATTGGCAATTTAATCAATTTGGAGCTTCTTGACCTCTCTGCAAACATGCTAACTAGATCAATCCTCACTCAGCTTCGTCAATGCTCCAAATTGTTGTCATTTGAGCTGGAATTCATTGAATGGAAGCATTCCATCTCAAATTGGTGA